The Streptomyces seoulensis genome contains a region encoding:
- a CDS encoding putative baseplate assembly protein, translated as MVLPSPNLDDRRFQQLVDEAKRYVQQRAPEWTDHNVSDPGVTLIETFAYLVDQLLYRLNRVPEKNYLAFLDLLGIRLFPPSAAAAEVDFWLSAPQPETVTVTAGTEVTTAAGEDEDAVVFATTGELRIVPSELVRLVTAPRGGEQTDRTNALSEGRDVPCFQTTPEPGDALLFGLPTAVPRCVIAVRLDSRVEGVGVDPRQPPLAWEAWDGSRWVGCETGEDTTGGLNRPGEITVHMPASHTASVIGGTRAGWLRCRVVPAEPGQPFYSESPTVREAAVFTVGGTITVEHAETVSDVPLGASEGVAGQTFRLERPPVLLDGEPPVVEVSSADGWQRWQVVEHFGRSGPEDRHVRVDATSGEFGFAPALREPDGTLRVCGAVPPKGAQVRVARYRTGGGPAGNVARGAINVLRSSVPYIARVGNREAARGGVAGETVANARLRAPQALRMQERAVTAEDHEIIARQAAPSVRRVRCLPADGPGAVRVLVVPDAVPDDDGRVRFEQLIPSDQVLAAITGALDERRLIGTRLVVEPPVYQGVTVVARLTAPAAVADRVRATALAALYDHLDPLHGGPDGTGWPFGRPVQYGEVFGVLQRAVGDVLVEDIRLFPADPVTGRRGTPVDRVDIGAGALVFPYQHQVVVTAEPEARG; from the coding sequence ATGGTCCTGCCCTCCCCCAATCTGGACGACCGGCGCTTCCAGCAGCTCGTCGACGAGGCGAAACGGTATGTGCAGCAGCGAGCGCCCGAGTGGACCGACCACAACGTGTCGGACCCCGGCGTCACGCTGATCGAGACGTTCGCCTATCTGGTGGACCAGTTGCTGTACCGGCTCAACCGGGTGCCGGAGAAGAACTACCTGGCCTTTCTCGACCTGTTGGGCATCCGGCTGTTCCCGCCGTCGGCGGCGGCCGCCGAGGTCGACTTCTGGCTCTCCGCCCCGCAGCCGGAGACGGTGACGGTGACCGCCGGGACGGAGGTGACGACCGCGGCGGGCGAGGACGAGGACGCCGTCGTCTTCGCCACGACCGGGGAACTGCGCATCGTGCCCAGCGAGTTGGTCCGGCTGGTGACGGCGCCGCGCGGCGGCGAGCAGACCGACCGGACGAACGCGCTCTCCGAGGGCCGGGACGTGCCCTGCTTCCAGACGACGCCCGAGCCCGGTGACGCGCTGCTGTTCGGGCTGCCGACGGCGGTGCCGCGCTGTGTGATCGCCGTCCGCCTGGACAGCCGGGTCGAGGGCGTCGGTGTCGACCCTCGCCAGCCGCCGCTGGCCTGGGAGGCGTGGGACGGGTCGCGCTGGGTGGGGTGCGAGACCGGCGAGGACACCACGGGCGGGCTGAACCGGCCCGGCGAGATCACCGTCCACATGCCCGCTTCGCACACGGCGTCCGTGATCGGCGGGACGCGGGCGGGCTGGCTGCGCTGCCGGGTCGTGCCGGCCGAACCCGGCCAGCCGTTCTACTCCGAGTCGCCGACCGTGCGGGAGGCCGCCGTGTTCACCGTGGGCGGCACCATCACGGTGGAGCACGCGGAGACGGTGTCGGACGTGCCGCTCGGCGCCTCGGAGGGGGTCGCGGGGCAGACGTTCCGCCTCGAGAGGCCACCGGTGCTGCTCGACGGCGAGCCGCCCGTGGTGGAGGTGTCCTCGGCCGACGGCTGGCAGCGCTGGCAGGTCGTGGAGCACTTCGGGCGCTCCGGGCCCGAGGACCGGCATGTGCGGGTCGACGCCACCTCGGGCGAGTTCGGCTTCGCGCCCGCCCTGCGCGAGCCCGACGGCACGCTGCGCGTGTGCGGCGCGGTGCCGCCCAAGGGTGCCCAGGTGCGCGTGGCCCGCTACCGCACCGGCGGCGGGCCCGCGGGCAACGTGGCGCGTGGCGCCATCAACGTGCTGCGCAGTTCGGTGCCGTACATCGCCCGCGTCGGCAACCGGGAGGCGGCCCGCGGGGGTGTCGCGGGCGAGACCGTGGCCAACGCCCGGCTGCGCGCCCCGCAGGCGCTGCGCATGCAGGAGCGTGCGGTGACAGCCGAGGACCACGAGATCATCGCCCGGCAAGCGGCCCCCTCAGTGCGCCGGGTGCGCTGCCTGCCCGCCGACGGGCCGGGCGCGGTACGGGTGCTGGTGGTGCCGGACGCGGTGCCCGACGACGACGGCCGGGTCCGCTTCGAGCAGCTCATCCCGTCCGACCAGGTGCTCGCCGCGATCACCGGGGCGCTGGACGAGCGGCGCCTGATCGGCACCCGGCTCGTCGTGGAGCCGCCGGTCTACCAGGGCGTCACCGTGGTGGCCCGGCTCACCGCGCCGGCCGCCGTCGCGGACCGGGTGCGCGCCACGGCACTGGCCGCGCTCTACGACCACCTGGACCCGCTGCACGGCGGTCCCGACGGTACGGGCTGGCCGTTCGGGCGGCCGGTGCAGTACGGGGAGGTGTTCGGCGTCCTCCAGCGTGCCGTGGGCGACGTCCTGGTGGAGGACATCCGGCTGTTCCCGGCCGACCCGGTGACCGGTCGGCGCGGTACACCGGTCGACCGGGTCGACATCGGCGCGGGTGCGCTGGTCTTCCCGTACCAGCACCAGGTGGTCGTCACGGCGGAGCCGGAGGCCCGCGGATGA
- a CDS encoding GPW/gp25 family protein encodes MSERFIGRGWAFPLRVGPTGGIAMVERAREIEEAIRLVLGTAPGERPMRPEFGCGIHDYVFAPGDGATAGRVAQQVREALERWEPRISVDDVVVAFDAVDAGTLYIDVHYTVRSTNDRRNLVFPFYTIPSEEGVEEVVGD; translated from the coding sequence GTGAGCGAGCGGTTCATCGGCCGTGGCTGGGCGTTCCCGCTGCGGGTCGGCCCCACCGGCGGCATCGCCATGGTGGAGCGGGCGCGGGAGATCGAGGAGGCGATCCGGCTGGTCCTCGGCACGGCGCCCGGCGAGCGGCCGATGCGGCCCGAGTTCGGCTGCGGCATCCACGACTACGTGTTCGCGCCGGGTGACGGCGCCACGGCGGGGCGGGTCGCGCAGCAGGTGCGCGAGGCGCTGGAGCGGTGGGAGCCGCGGATCTCCGTGGACGACGTCGTGGTGGCCTTCGACGCGGTGGACGCCGGGACGCTCTACATAGACGTGCACTACACGGTGCGTTCCACCAACGACCGGCGCAATCTGGTGTTTCCGTTCTACACGATTCCCTCCGAGGAGGGTGTCGAGGAAGTGGTCGGCGACTGA
- a CDS encoding PAAR domain-containing protein, translated as MPAAARTGDPTSHGGRITTPPPTAAARVATVLIGGRPAAVVGSLHVCVVPPHAATGPLNVIVPDPMALAGQGVLIGGLPAARMGDKTACQAQIVMGELSVEIGGLL; from the coding sequence ATGCCGGCCGCAGCCCGTACCGGTGATCCGACGAGCCATGGCGGCCGGATCACCACCCCGCCGCCCACGGCCGCCGCGAGGGTGGCGACCGTGCTGATCGGCGGCCGCCCGGCGGCGGTCGTGGGCAGCCTGCACGTGTGCGTGGTCCCGCCGCACGCGGCGACCGGACCGCTGAACGTGATCGTGCCGGACCCGATGGCGTTGGCCGGTCAGGGAGTCCTGATCGGCGGGCTGCCCGCCGCGCGGATGGGTGACAAGACGGCGTGCCAGGCACAGATCGTGATGGGTGAGTTGAGCGTGGAGATAGGTGGCTTGCTGTGA
- a CDS encoding VgrG-related protein gives MTAAESGDVRSFAADPVVEAPGELPQTWATQLVSCVVEESVGLPDTAVLTYRDPQHEFLAATGVTIGTPLRVSVVTVKGQAREPLFSGEVTALELDRDGTGTFTVVRAYSKAHRLQRGRKVVAYRNMTTAAIVRKVATSAGLACGKVEAPAVTHKQLSQANVSDWDFLQYLAAECGAQVRVDDKGVLQFTRPVKASGAPAPSTPATRSPLVLEYGRNLLALRASLSMADAAQKVQVRGWDATTKRAVVAEQASITSGTVVPGLNPASVNRFGKKTQVTVADTPYRTQAEAAAVARATAEQVSASYGDLEALTTGNPALHAGKPVALGNVGPAFSGRYTATAVQHVLEPHGGYRTTLWVSTRPDPSLTGLTGAGGGSRGPRIPGLAIGVVTDVREPNGAEQGAVRLKFPWLDDTYVSDWVRTVQWGGKGGGGVVSPEVNDEVLVGFEQGLLDSPYVLGGLYNGVDKPSKHDVPLVDKTSGKVNRRSFASRSGHRLELLDAPRPGPSGLRLVTADKRLEVRMDDREDRIEVTVYRSPGQAGTSMVMDKQDITLSAPQGQVTLKGRRVVLEGQSRVSVSGRAVAVSGRSSVEVDGGLLGVLKAKLIRIN, from the coding sequence GTGACGGCTGCCGAGTCGGGGGACGTCCGGTCGTTCGCGGCCGATCCGGTGGTCGAGGCACCGGGAGAACTGCCGCAGACCTGGGCGACGCAGCTCGTGAGCTGTGTGGTCGAGGAGAGCGTGGGGCTGCCGGACACGGCGGTCCTCACCTACCGCGATCCGCAGCACGAGTTCCTCGCCGCGACCGGCGTCACGATCGGCACGCCGCTGCGCGTGTCGGTGGTGACGGTGAAGGGCCAGGCGCGGGAGCCGCTGTTCAGCGGTGAGGTGACAGCGCTGGAGCTGGACCGGGACGGCACCGGCACGTTCACCGTCGTGCGGGCGTACTCCAAGGCGCACCGGCTGCAGCGCGGCCGGAAGGTGGTGGCGTACCGGAACATGACGACCGCGGCGATCGTCCGCAAGGTCGCCACCTCGGCGGGGCTCGCCTGCGGCAAGGTGGAGGCTCCCGCGGTCACGCACAAGCAGCTTTCGCAGGCGAACGTCTCCGACTGGGACTTCCTGCAGTATCTGGCGGCCGAGTGCGGTGCGCAGGTCCGGGTGGACGACAAGGGTGTCCTGCAGTTCACCCGCCCGGTGAAGGCGTCCGGCGCGCCCGCTCCGTCGACGCCCGCGACGCGCAGTCCGCTGGTGCTGGAGTACGGGCGGAACCTGCTGGCGCTGCGGGCGTCGCTGTCGATGGCGGACGCGGCGCAGAAGGTGCAGGTGCGCGGTTGGGACGCGACCACGAAGCGGGCGGTGGTGGCCGAGCAGGCGTCCATCACCAGCGGCACGGTCGTACCGGGTCTTAATCCGGCGTCGGTGAACCGGTTCGGGAAGAAGACCCAGGTGACGGTGGCCGACACCCCGTACCGCACGCAGGCCGAGGCGGCGGCGGTGGCGCGGGCGACGGCGGAGCAGGTGAGCGCTTCGTACGGTGACCTGGAGGCGCTGACCACCGGCAATCCGGCGCTGCACGCGGGCAAGCCGGTCGCGCTGGGCAATGTGGGCCCGGCGTTCTCGGGGCGGTACACGGCGACGGCGGTGCAGCACGTCCTGGAGCCGCACGGCGGGTACCGGACGACCCTGTGGGTCAGCACCCGCCCTGATCCCTCGCTGACCGGGCTGACCGGTGCCGGAGGCGGCTCTCGCGGTCCGCGTATTCCGGGGCTGGCGATCGGCGTGGTCACCGACGTGCGTGAGCCGAACGGTGCGGAGCAGGGTGCGGTCCGGCTCAAGTTCCCCTGGCTGGACGACACCTACGTCTCGGACTGGGTACGTACGGTGCAGTGGGGCGGCAAGGGCGGCGGCGGCGTGGTCAGCCCCGAGGTCAACGACGAGGTGCTGGTCGGGTTCGAGCAGGGGCTGCTCGACAGCCCGTACGTCCTCGGCGGGCTCTACAACGGGGTGGACAAGCCGTCCAAGCATGACGTGCCGTTGGTCGACAAGACGAGCGGGAAGGTCAACCGGCGTTCGTTCGCGTCGCGTTCGGGGCACCGGCTGGAGCTGCTCGACGCGCCCCGGCCCGGTCCGTCGGGACTGCGTCTGGTCACGGCGGACAAGCGCCTGGAGGTGCGGATGGACGACCGCGAGGACCGCATCGAGGTGACCGTGTACCGGTCGCCGGGGCAGGCGGGCACGTCCATGGTGATGGACAAGCAGGACATCACCCTGAGCGCGCCGCAGGGCCAAGTGACCCTGAAGGGGCGCCGCGTGGTGCTCGAAGGCCAGTCGCGGGTCTCCGTGTCCGGCCGGGCGGTGGCGGTGTCCGGGCGCTCGTCCGTCGAGGTGGACGGCGGCCTGCTGGGCGTCCTGAAGGCCAAGCTCATCCGGATCAACTGA